In Geopsychrobacter electrodiphilus DSM 16401, a single window of DNA contains:
- a CDS encoding DUF5989 family protein, with product MDFLKDLWGFLTVRKKFWLLPIILFMLLFGVLIVLTGGSAIAPFIYAIF from the coding sequence ATGGATTTTCTGAAAGATCTCTGGGGATTTCTGACCGTACGAAAAAAATTCTGGCTGCTGCCGATCATCCTGTTCATGCTGCTGTTCGGGGTTCTGATCGTGCTCACCGGTGGCTCGGCTATCGCGCCCTTCATTTATGCAATCTTCTAG